From Methanobacterium alcaliphilum:
CCTTTACCAAATTTTGGTGGTGCTTAGAAAAACAAATCATGGTGGAAAAAGAAAGATAATAACTTTCATCAATTATATTTTCCGCTGTTTCTAAATTTCCACTATAACAATGAAATATCACATCAGGTATTGAATTAAATTTTTTTACAATTTTTAATGCTTGTTCTTCACTATCTCGAGCATGAATAATCAATGGCAACTCATATTCTTCTGCAAGATTTGCAAAAATATTAAATACTTTTTCCTGACGTTTTCTACCTTCAGAATCTTTCACATGAAAGTAATCCATCCCGGTTTCGCCGATACCTACTGCCATTTCTATATTTCCATGAAGTTCTTTAATCACTTCTTCAATTACAAGAAAATCTGCTTTTGATGAATCAATAGGAT
This genomic window contains:
- a CDS encoding TatD family hydrolase, which codes for MIDSHCHMDFKDFNKNRDEVIGRARKKLSAIINSGATLGGNRKALKLSNEYKKFIYPTFGFHPIDSSKADFLVIEEVIKELHGNIEMAVGIGETGMDYFHVKDSEGRKRQEKVFNIFANLAEEYELPLIIHARDSEEQALKIVKKFNSIPDVIFHCYSGNLETAENIIDESYYLSFSTMICFSKHHQNLVKDLPLKFMVTETDSPYLSPFKGKKNEPSFVEEAVNKIAQIKEINLKEVDKVTEKNARKIFDI